In a genomic window of Roseiflexus castenholzii DSM 13941:
- a CDS encoding serine hydrolase domain-containing protein: MSLKERVDGLLSAAVERGDVPGVVAVVVDREGVVYEGAFGKRNLATGEPMTLDTVCWIASMTKAITGACTMQMVEQGKLDLDAPADQWVPMLKEAQVLEGWDDEGKPKLRPPVRPITLRQLLTHTAGFSYEFWSADILRYQQVMGVPGVASGKIAALTTPLLFDPGERWEYGINIDFAGLAVEAVSGKKLGQYMQDHLLGPLGMNDTAFNIRPDMRARLAVVHARGEDGSLAPIAFEIPQDPEFEMGGGGLYGTAGDYARFVRMVLNRGELDGLRVLSAETVALMCQNAIGNLRVTPMKSVMPQFSNDAEFFPGLPKGWGLTWQINLEPAPTGRPAGSLQWAGLANSYFWIDLDHGIGGIYLTQIVPFADTKSLPLFEAFETTVYQSMHPSLGSV; the protein is encoded by the coding sequence ATGTCGTTGAAAGAACGGGTGGACGGACTCTTGAGCGCAGCCGTTGAGCGTGGTGATGTGCCAGGGGTTGTAGCGGTCGTTGTGGACCGCGAGGGAGTGGTGTACGAAGGGGCGTTCGGGAAGCGCAATCTGGCGACCGGCGAGCCGATGACGCTTGACACGGTCTGCTGGATTGCTTCGATGACCAAGGCGATCACCGGCGCCTGCACGATGCAGATGGTTGAACAGGGAAAACTCGATCTCGACGCTCCTGCCGATCAGTGGGTTCCGATGCTGAAAGAAGCACAGGTGCTGGAAGGATGGGACGATGAAGGGAAACCGAAACTGCGTCCTCCGGTGCGCCCGATCACGCTGCGTCAGTTGTTGACGCACACTGCCGGATTTTCCTACGAGTTCTGGAGCGCAGACATTCTACGGTACCAGCAAGTTATGGGTGTTCCGGGCGTTGCCAGTGGGAAGATCGCAGCGCTCACAACCCCGCTCCTCTTCGATCCCGGTGAGCGCTGGGAATACGGCATCAATATCGATTTTGCCGGTCTGGCAGTCGAAGCGGTCAGCGGCAAAAAACTGGGACAGTATATGCAGGATCATCTGCTGGGACCCCTGGGTATGAACGACACCGCCTTCAATATCCGTCCTGATATGCGCGCGCGTTTGGCGGTTGTCCATGCGCGTGGTGAAGACGGTTCACTGGCGCCCATAGCATTCGAGATTCCGCAGGACCCTGAGTTCGAGATGGGCGGCGGAGGATTATACGGCACAGCCGGAGACTATGCCAGGTTTGTGCGCATGGTGCTCAATCGCGGCGAACTCGATGGCTTGCGCGTGCTTAGCGCCGAAACGGTCGCTCTGATGTGCCAGAACGCCATCGGTAATCTGCGGGTGACGCCAATGAAGAGTGTCATGCCGCAGTTTTCCAATGATGCGGAGTTTTTCCCAGGGTTGCCCAAAGGATGGGGGTTGACCTGGCAGATCAACCTTGAGCCGGCGCCGACCGGTCGTCCGGCGGGCAGCCTGCAATGGGCCGGTCTGGCAAACTCGTACTTCTGGATCGACCTCGATCATGGCATCGGCGGGATCTATCTCACCCAGATTGTTCCATTTG